A part of Acidisarcina sp. genomic DNA contains:
- a CDS encoding Gfo/Idh/MocA family oxidoreductase, whose protein sequence is MLRFGILGFGHHAVLRLIPAFAGSHACELRGLWRRNSEKAQENARAFGIPRVFATPTDLCASAEIDAVFVTSPDALHLEHVLLAIQHGKAVLCEKPLGMNTAQAEAMVSAAQQAGVVFGVAQNFRYNSSVQLARQWIAEGRIGKPRLAHLQFCYDAERSPREWIYDPALACGGPIGDVGVHCIDALRFLLQDEPIAVSTIARKDGLSGDVESSAIVSMELAGGAMGMVSVTTRAAYRSLFAVTGESGTILCENGLTVDQPVNLVQIQSGRVVATEPLSNTDAYSQMLDSFAKAVAREGAYLAPGEDGLINQRLLDAAYAAWRTGARQSLAR, encoded by the coding sequence ATGCTGCGCTTCGGCATCCTTGGCTTTGGGCATCATGCGGTGCTAAGGCTGATTCCTGCCTTTGCCGGCTCCCATGCCTGCGAATTGCGGGGGCTGTGGCGCCGCAATTCTGAAAAGGCACAGGAGAACGCCCGAGCCTTCGGGATTCCTCGCGTTTTTGCCACACCCACTGACTTATGCGCCTCTGCGGAGATTGACGCAGTCTTTGTGACATCGCCGGATGCGCTCCATCTGGAGCATGTCCTGCTTGCCATCCAGCATGGCAAGGCAGTGCTCTGCGAGAAGCCTCTCGGCATGAATACGGCCCAGGCGGAGGCGATGGTCAGCGCCGCACAGCAGGCTGGCGTGGTCTTCGGAGTCGCACAGAATTTCCGATATAACTCCAGCGTCCAACTGGCCCGGCAGTGGATCGCCGAAGGGCGCATCGGCAAGCCGCGACTCGCACACCTCCAATTCTGCTACGACGCCGAGCGTAGCCCCAGAGAGTGGATCTACGATCCGGCATTGGCTTGCGGCGGACCCATTGGCGACGTCGGCGTTCACTGCATCGATGCTCTCCGCTTCCTGCTCCAGGACGAGCCGATTGCAGTATCGACGATCGCCCGCAAAGACGGGCTCTCGGGAGATGTCGAATCGTCTGCCATCGTGTCCATGGAACTGGCAGGCGGAGCGATGGGCATGGTAAGCGTCACCACAAGGGCCGCCTATCGGTCTCTCTTTGCCGTCACAGGCGAGAGTGGAACGATTCTCTGCGAGAACGGATTGACGGTGGATCAGCCAGTCAACCTGGTACAGATACAAAGCGGGCGTGTCGTTGCAACGGAGCCCCTCTCCAACACCGACGCCTACAGCCAGATGCTGGATTCCTTTGCGAAGGCTGTCGCGCGGGAGGGCGCATATCTCGCTCCAGGTGAAGACGGTCTCATCAATCAGCGGTTGCTGGATGCAGCGTATGCTGCGTGGCGAACCGGTGCGCGGCAGTCGCTCGCTCGCTGA
- a CDS encoding biotin/lipoyl-containing protein, with protein sequence MMVNIELAGRLRTVQMEKGPNDGIYRVLLDGKEIEVQASLLRPGVLSLLLDGKAYRCVLEEDATGSAIHLGGHRYPYRLEDPRSLKSRLGKGVSAAGPVSIKAPMPGRVVRLMAAEGDEVAGQQGIVVIEAMKMQNELKAPKAGRVVRVLVQAGATVASGQPLAIVE encoded by the coding sequence ATGATGGTCAACATCGAGCTTGCGGGCAGACTGAGAACCGTGCAAATGGAAAAGGGGCCCAACGATGGCATCTATCGCGTCCTGCTCGACGGCAAAGAGATTGAGGTGCAGGCGAGTCTGTTACGCCCGGGCGTGCTGTCGCTCCTTCTCGACGGAAAGGCCTATCGCTGCGTGTTAGAAGAGGACGCCACGGGGTCGGCGATCCACCTGGGTGGCCATCGGTACCCGTATCGGCTGGAGGACCCCCGCTCCCTGAAATCTCGCCTTGGCAAGGGTGTTTCAGCCGCGGGCCCTGTCTCCATCAAGGCGCCGATGCCGGGCCGCGTTGTGCGCCTTATGGCTGCGGAGGGAGACGAGGTCGCGGGTCAGCAGGGAATCGTCGTGATTGAAGCGATGAAGATGCAGAATGAACTCAAGGCGCCGAAGGCTGGACGCGTAGTGCGCGTTCTCGTCCAGGCGGGAGCAACGGTCGCCTCCGGACAGCCTCTGGCTATCGTTGAGTGA
- a CDS encoding tetratricopeptide repeat protein, protein MKRIARFPVLAVAVLSLLTFMTGCNRLQARDQLNKGVSAYKNAKYEEAIGHFQKAVQLDPTLPMAKLYLATAYAQQVVPDLETPENLQSAQLAIDGFKEVLTKDPKDLTALKGIASLYFNIKKYDDARDWQKKVIEVDPNDPEAHYSVGVIDWRLAYRNAVKLLSSVGMQDDGNGNPKLPKAACADLQKQNNALVTEGIEYLQKAIDLRPSYDDAMSYINLAYRRKADLECGNDAARKADLDQAVVWRDKSMGTRKANEEKKNEQTPGGIVMDNNK, encoded by the coding sequence ATGAAACGAATCGCACGTTTTCCGGTGCTAGCGGTGGCTGTCCTGTCACTGCTGACCTTTATGACCGGGTGCAATCGCCTTCAGGCCCGCGACCAACTCAACAAAGGGGTCTCAGCGTACAAGAACGCGAAGTATGAAGAGGCGATTGGCCATTTCCAGAAGGCTGTACAGCTAGATCCGACCCTGCCTATGGCGAAGCTCTATCTGGCTACGGCGTATGCTCAACAAGTTGTCCCGGATCTCGAAACCCCTGAAAATCTGCAAAGTGCCCAGTTGGCCATTGACGGATTCAAAGAGGTTCTCACCAAGGATCCGAAAGACCTGACCGCGTTGAAGGGTATCGCATCCCTTTACTTCAATATCAAGAAGTATGACGATGCGCGTGACTGGCAGAAGAAAGTCATCGAAGTTGACCCCAACGATCCTGAGGCCCACTACTCGGTGGGTGTCATCGATTGGCGCCTGGCATACCGGAATGCGGTGAAGTTGCTTTCCAGCGTTGGCATGCAGGATGACGGCAACGGCAATCCCAAACTGCCGAAGGCCGCCTGCGCTGACTTGCAAAAGCAGAACAATGCGCTGGTCACCGAGGGAATTGAGTATCTACAGAAGGCGATCGACCTCCGCCCCTCCTATGACGACGCAATGTCCTATATCAACCTCGCCTATCGCCGCAAGGCTGATCTTGAGTGTGGCAACGATGCCGCTCGCAAGGCCGACCTGGACCAGGCAGTAGTCTGGCGCGACAAGTCGATGGGAACCCGCAAGGCGAATGAAGAAAAGAAGAATGAACAGACGCCGGGCGGAATCGTTATGGACAACAACAAGTAA
- a CDS encoding thioredoxin domain-containing protein, with translation MFRTRILFCSLIAMLAMLAGGCRAQTTNAIDAQLNRRIEILVRSQFPVPAGYTISVGARSKSDFAGYDTVPVTFQRGDHKSTVNFLLSTDNKTLARLEKFDISKDPADAVSYANRPVRGNPAAKVVIVNFDDLECPYCAKMHEELFPSLLDRYKGLVRVVYKDFPLTEIHPWAMHAAVNSNCLAEQSGTAYWNYVDYLHANGAEVNGAQRDPEAAKATLDRLAREEGQRSKLDATKLNACITKQDETPVRASMKEGEALSVDGTPTLFINGERIGGAVPPDVVWAAVDRALAGAGIQPPAPAAVQTKEAAPVNK, from the coding sequence TTGTTTCGTACCCGAATCCTTTTTTGCTCTCTGATTGCGATGCTTGCGATGCTCGCAGGCGGCTGCAGAGCGCAGACGACGAATGCGATCGACGCGCAATTGAATCGGCGCATTGAAATCCTGGTGCGCAGCCAGTTTCCCGTGCCTGCGGGCTACACCATCTCGGTTGGCGCACGCAGCAAGAGCGACTTTGCCGGCTACGACACTGTACCTGTCACCTTCCAGCGCGGCGACCATAAGAGCACGGTGAACTTCCTGCTCTCGACGGACAACAAGACCCTGGCGCGGCTGGAGAAGTTCGACATCAGCAAGGACCCGGCAGATGCAGTCTCCTATGCGAACCGGCCGGTGCGCGGGAACCCCGCGGCCAAGGTGGTGATCGTGAACTTCGACGATCTGGAGTGCCCCTACTGCGCCAAGATGCATGAGGAGCTCTTCCCCAGCCTGCTGGACCGCTACAAGGGCCTGGTCCGCGTGGTCTACAAGGATTTTCCGTTGACCGAGATCCACCCCTGGGCGATGCATGCCGCGGTAAACAGCAATTGCCTGGCGGAGCAGAGCGGCACAGCGTATTGGAACTACGTCGATTACCTGCACGCGAACGGAGCCGAGGTGAACGGCGCGCAGCGTGACCCGGAGGCGGCAAAAGCAACGCTGGATCGGCTGGCGCGGGAAGAAGGCCAGCGAAGCAAGCTGGATGCCACCAAACTGAATGCCTGCATAACCAAACAGGACGAGACGCCGGTACGCGCTTCGATGAAGGAAGGCGAGGCTCTCAGCGTGGATGGCACACCAACACTCTTTATTAACGGAGAGCGGATTGGCGGAGCGGTCCCGCCAGATGTAGTATGGGCTGCCGTAGACCGGGCGCTGGCGGGAGCGGGCATCCAGCCACCAGCACCGGCAGCAGTACAGACGAAGGAAGCAGCACCAGTCAACAAATAG
- a CDS encoding SurA N-terminal domain-containing protein, which translates to MQPQFDRTHSFVPPASILPRKLQGLASLVGLFALCGAAGIGCNRAHSPDVMATVNGHAILRSEVEKYYRNGLGESQQEPPAEQADNARLSILRQLMDDEIVQQRAAKLNLVATDEEVDAKLAEVKSPYTQEEFNQRLKAKNITIDDLRHDLRRSLTTDKLLNKEINSKINITDADISNYYKAHKVEFNDLEPKYRLSQIVVTSIPSQQAVNLQNSKATNEAEARKKIESLHNRLESGEDFGALAANFSEQPNTASNGGDMGFVPESQLHADANVYNSISKLKPGQITEIMPIYEGDGSKRIFGYAIYKLISKDPAGQRELNDPRVQQAIRQQLRDGRAQLLKNAYYEMLHDQAHVQNYFAEEIFKRSQ; encoded by the coding sequence TTGCAACCCCAATTCGATCGCACGCATAGTTTTGTTCCGCCAGCCTCTATACTTCCTCGCAAACTTCAGGGACTCGCTTCTCTCGTCGGCCTCTTCGCTCTTTGCGGAGCAGCCGGAATTGGTTGCAACCGCGCGCACTCGCCCGACGTGATGGCGACCGTGAATGGTCACGCGATTCTAAGGTCGGAGGTGGAGAAGTATTACCGCAACGGCCTTGGGGAGTCGCAGCAGGAGCCTCCGGCGGAGCAGGCGGATAATGCCCGGCTGAGCATTCTGCGGCAGTTGATGGACGATGAGATTGTGCAGCAGCGTGCGGCCAAGCTCAACCTGGTGGCAACCGACGAAGAGGTGGACGCCAAACTCGCTGAGGTTAAATCTCCGTACACACAGGAAGAATTCAATCAGCGATTGAAGGCGAAGAACATTACCATCGACGACCTGCGGCATGACCTGCGCCGCTCGCTGACGACCGACAAGCTGCTGAACAAGGAGATCAACTCCAAGATCAACATCACCGACGCCGATATCAGCAATTACTACAAAGCACACAAGGTGGAGTTCAACGACCTCGAGCCGAAATACCGGCTGTCGCAGATTGTCGTCACCTCCATACCGAGCCAGCAGGCGGTCAATCTGCAGAACTCAAAGGCTACCAACGAAGCCGAGGCACGCAAGAAGATCGAATCGCTGCATAACCGGCTGGAGAGCGGCGAGGATTTCGGTGCGCTTGCCGCGAACTTCTCCGAGCAGCCGAATACCGCCAGCAACGGCGGCGACATGGGCTTTGTACCCGAATCGCAACTGCATGCGGATGCGAACGTCTACAACAGCATCAGCAAGCTTAAGCCCGGCCAGATTACCGAGATCATGCCAATTTATGAGGGCGACGGCTCCAAGCGGATCTTCGGTTATGCCATCTACAAGCTCATCTCAAAGGATCCAGCCGGCCAGCGCGAACTGAACGATCCGCGCGTGCAACAGGCAATACGCCAGCAGTTGCGGGATGGCCGCGCCCAGTTGTTGAAGAATGCCTACTACGAGATGCTGCACGATCAGGCACACGTGCAGAACTACTTCGCGGAAGAGATCTTCAAGAGGTCGCAGTAG
- a CDS encoding ExbD/TolR family protein, whose translation MAIVKRNEGKKINSDINVTPMVDVMLVLLIIFMVITPMLQNKVSVDLAKTNNPTAMPDADKEDAIVVAVTRDGRFYLGQDQVSPVDLTGKVRDKLENKTNKEIFIRADARAHYGAVTTAIDNVRSAGVDQVGLLTEKRQIPGSPTTK comes from the coding sequence ATGGCAATAGTTAAGAGAAACGAAGGAAAGAAGATCAACTCGGATATCAACGTGACTCCGATGGTGGACGTCATGCTGGTGTTGCTGATCATTTTCATGGTCATCACGCCCATGCTCCAGAATAAGGTCAGCGTCGATCTCGCTAAGACCAACAATCCGACGGCAATGCCGGATGCCGACAAGGAAGATGCAATCGTCGTCGCTGTTACGCGCGATGGCCGTTTTTACCTTGGCCAGGATCAGGTATCGCCTGTCGATCTAACCGGCAAAGTACGTGACAAGCTGGAAAATAAGACGAACAAAGAGATTTTCATTCGCGCGGACGCACGCGCACACTATGGTGCGGTGACGACAGCAATCGATAACGTTCGTTCTGCGGGAGTCGATCAGGTTGGTCTGCTCACGGAAAAACGTCAGATTCCTGGATCACCGACAACCAAATAG
- a CDS encoding biopolymer transporter ExbD: MAMGSGTGPGGLNSNINVTPMIDVLLVLLIIFMVITPVTPKGLDALVPQPPKNPQNEQVNDRTIVVQIAHRPGGGAPSYKINQDDVAKQELESKLTAIFATRAERVMFVKGDDDLNFADVAEVIDMGHGAGVDHIGLITPKIEAGQ, translated from the coding sequence ATGGCAATGGGAAGTGGAACTGGACCGGGTGGACTGAACTCCAATATCAATGTCACCCCGATGATCGACGTTCTACTGGTGCTGCTGATCATTTTCATGGTCATCACGCCGGTTACGCCGAAAGGGCTGGATGCGCTGGTTCCCCAGCCGCCCAAGAACCCCCAGAACGAGCAGGTCAACGACAGAACCATTGTCGTTCAGATCGCTCATCGTCCTGGTGGTGGCGCTCCGAGCTATAAGATCAATCAGGACGACGTAGCCAAGCAAGAGTTGGAGTCAAAGTTGACGGCCATCTTTGCAACCCGTGCGGAACGCGTCATGTTCGTCAAGGGCGATGACGACCTGAACTTTGCTGACGTTGCCGAAGTGATCGACATGGGCCATGGTGCCGGTGTGGACCACATTGGACTGATTACACCAAAGATTGAAGCTGGACAGTAA
- a CDS encoding alpha-L-fucosidase: protein MTRHIRRALPLLFAALCGVTALSQNFSDIKPTPQQVAWQDLEIGVLFHFGTNTFLDREWGDGTADPKVFQPSNVDTAQWMEAARAGGAKYAILVAKHHDGFCLWPSSETEYSVKSSPWKNGKGDLVREASDAARQSGLKFGVYLSPWDRHDPRYPDAKAYDQYYLKQLEELAANYGDLVEFWLDGAGSGGRTYDFARIIEKLRTYQPNTLVFADVSLFRFADLRWVGNESGTVRGENWNVVDRAGYLRWRPVEADTPLHKLHWFWHANDEASLKSVPELVDTYNKTVGRGGQLLLGLAPDNTGRLPQADVARLREFGEAIHRLYSHNLALERQSRGETDEALDNDPDTFWTAPAGSHHATLEVQFAHPVKFDRALTMEWLNDGQRVQKYAIEIYDHGTWKRIVEAQTIGHKKIDIFPPVTVQRVRLNLLSTTAEASIREFQLFDGSSAEK from the coding sequence ATGACCAGACACATTCGTCGCGCATTGCCGCTGCTGTTCGCCGCTCTCTGCGGAGTGACTGCTCTTTCGCAGAATTTTTCCGACATCAAACCGACGCCGCAGCAAGTGGCCTGGCAGGATCTGGAAATCGGAGTCCTGTTTCACTTCGGCACGAATACCTTTCTTGATCGCGAATGGGGCGACGGAACCGCCGATCCAAAGGTCTTCCAGCCCTCCAACGTTGACACCGCGCAATGGATGGAGGCTGCGCGGGCAGGTGGCGCGAAATACGCGATTCTGGTGGCGAAGCACCACGATGGCTTCTGCCTCTGGCCATCTTCCGAAACCGAATATAGCGTGAAGAGCAGCCCCTGGAAGAACGGAAAGGGCGACCTGGTCCGCGAAGCCTCGGATGCTGCACGGCAAAGCGGCTTGAAGTTTGGCGTGTATCTCTCGCCATGGGATCGCCACGATCCTCGCTATCCCGACGCGAAGGCCTATGACCAGTACTACCTCAAGCAGTTGGAGGAGCTGGCGGCAAACTATGGCGACCTGGTTGAGTTCTGGCTGGATGGCGCGGGCAGCGGCGGCCGTACGTATGATTTCGCGCGCATCATTGAAAAGCTGCGCACCTATCAGCCCAATACGCTGGTCTTTGCGGATGTATCCCTCTTCCGTTTCGCCGATCTGCGCTGGGTGGGCAATGAGAGCGGCACCGTTCGCGGCGAGAACTGGAACGTCGTGGATCGTGCCGGCTATCTGCGCTGGCGTCCAGTCGAGGCCGATACTCCGCTGCATAAGCTGCACTGGTTCTGGCATGCGAACGATGAAGCCAGCCTGAAGAGTGTTCCCGAACTGGTGGACACCTACAACAAGACCGTAGGCCGCGGAGGCCAGCTCCTGTTAGGCCTCGCACCGGATAACACGGGACGCCTTCCCCAGGCGGACGTGGCACGCCTGCGTGAATTTGGCGAGGCGATTCATCGGCTGTACTCGCACAATCTTGCCCTCGAACGCCAATCTCGCGGAGAGACCGATGAGGCGCTGGACAATGATCCCGATACCTTCTGGACAGCTCCCGCCGGCTCGCACCACGCCACACTGGAAGTTCAATTTGCTCATCCGGTGAAGTTTGATCGAGCGCTGACGATGGAGTGGCTGAACGACGGGCAAAGAGTGCAGAAGTATGCGATCGAGATCTACGATCACGGCACGTGGAAGCGCATTGTAGAAGCGCAGACCATCGGCCATAAGAAGATCGACATCTTTCCGCCAGTCACGGTCCAACGAGTTCGACTCAATCTGCTCTCCACGACTGCGGAAGCATCGATCCGCGAGTTTCAGCTATTCGACGGATCGAGTGCAGAGAAGTAG
- a CDS encoding TlpA disulfide reductase family protein: MLRPYRTWSWITISLFSIGLGFGVHAIGHAGEHPRQPLPSNASAKAEHPIAPDFSLPDLKGRPIRLSSFRGKVVILDYWATWCAPCKVETPHLIELQKKYGADGLQIIGISMDDGPEPVRTFAKQQAINYPIAMGSAKVAEAYGGVLGLPVAFLIDRQGRIQKKLAGSAAMPSLEGDVQRLLRQR, from the coding sequence ATGCTCCGGCCGTATCGCACCTGGAGCTGGATAACGATCAGCCTCTTCTCCATTGGCCTGGGATTCGGTGTCCATGCAATCGGGCATGCCGGGGAGCATCCACGCCAGCCGCTGCCAAGCAACGCCAGCGCGAAGGCAGAGCATCCGATAGCTCCCGATTTTTCGCTCCCGGATCTAAAGGGTCGTCCTATCCGGCTGAGCAGCTTTCGCGGCAAGGTCGTCATACTGGATTACTGGGCCACATGGTGCGCTCCATGCAAGGTCGAGACTCCCCACCTGATCGAGTTGCAGAAAAAATATGGCGCGGATGGGCTGCAGATTATCGGCATCTCCATGGACGACGGGCCGGAGCCTGTGCGGACCTTCGCAAAGCAGCAGGCAATCAACTACCCCATCGCGATGGGCTCGGCGAAGGTAGCGGAAGCCTATGGCGGAGTCCTCGGTTTGCCCGTGGCCTTCCTCATCGACCGCCAGGGACGCATCCAAAAGAAGCTGGCAGGCAGTGCAGCAATGCCGTCTTTAGAAGGCGATGTTCAGAGGCTGTTACGGCAGCGTTAG
- a CDS encoding MotA/TolQ/ExbB proton channel family protein, with protein MILAQLTHLVANPAALGMFFQEQQTVGFSPLDLWHNMGTLAKGVVIILFVMSIWSLAVIIDRWLYFSAARKQSREFAPRVAGALKEGKLDEAIKVADRNKKSHLAEVVTAGLQEFRNYGSGGAVTEDQIESSKRALERSEAIVHAKLKRGLSGLATIGSTSPFIGLFGTVVGILNAFQAIATQKTSGIGAVAGGISEALVTTAFGLLVAIPAVMTFNYFTSKVEAFDVEMDNSSSELIDYFIKQSHRR; from the coding sequence GTGATTCTCGCTCAGCTCACTCACCTCGTTGCAAACCCCGCGGCTCTCGGCATGTTTTTCCAGGAGCAGCAGACGGTAGGCTTCAGCCCTCTCGATCTCTGGCACAACATGGGCACCCTGGCCAAGGGCGTCGTCATCATCCTCTTCGTCATGTCGATCTGGTCGTTGGCCGTGATCATCGACCGCTGGCTCTATTTCAGCGCCGCCCGTAAGCAGTCGCGTGAATTCGCTCCCCGCGTTGCCGGTGCTCTTAAGGAAGGCAAGCTGGACGAGGCCATCAAGGTTGCTGACCGGAACAAGAAGTCGCACCTTGCCGAAGTTGTTACCGCTGGTCTGCAGGAGTTCCGCAACTACGGTAGCGGCGGAGCGGTGACCGAGGATCAGATCGAGTCCAGCAAGCGCGCACTCGAGCGTTCTGAAGCCATCGTTCACGCGAAGCTGAAGAGGGGCCTCAGCGGTCTGGCCACGATCGGTTCCACCTCACCGTTTATCGGTCTGTTCGGAACAGTCGTCGGTATCTTGAACGCCTTCCAGGCGATTGCCACCCAGAAGACTTCCGGTATCGGCGCGGTTGCCGGCGGTATTTCGGAAGCTCTGGTCACCACCGCCTTCGGCCTGCTGGTCGCCATCCCCGCCGTTATGACGTTCAACTACTTCACCAGCAAGGTGGAAGCGTTTGACGTCGAAATGGATAACTCCTCCAGCGAATTGATCGACTACTTCATCAAGCAGAGCCACCGCCGCTAA
- a CDS encoding rhodanese-like domain-containing protein, giving the protein MSHRSSLPLRFLLFVLAVLPLAAANSAQAQAATHNHAMYQESTSLPATERDAVISPEELVKLLRLPKDQQPLILNVGPHLLYAQAHIPGAEYIAAGSSPAAKEMLTKRVQSLPHGRSVVLYCGCCPWSRCPNIHPAYEALRSAGFTKVNMLYIADNFGANWVDKGYPIAKGE; this is encoded by the coding sequence ATGAGCCATCGTTCTTCGCTCCCATTGCGATTCCTTCTCTTCGTGCTCGCCGTGCTCCCCCTTGCCGCAGCCAATTCGGCGCAGGCGCAAGCCGCCACACACAACCATGCAATGTATCAGGAGTCGACCAGCCTGCCTGCGACAGAGCGCGATGCTGTAATTTCCCCCGAGGAGTTGGTCAAGCTCCTCCGCCTTCCCAAAGATCAGCAGCCTCTCATCCTCAATGTAGGACCGCATCTGCTCTATGCCCAGGCACATATTCCCGGTGCGGAGTACATCGCCGCGGGATCCAGCCCGGCAGCAAAGGAAATGCTGACGAAGCGCGTGCAGAGTCTGCCCCACGGAAGGTCCGTCGTTCTCTATTGCGGCTGCTGCCCGTGGAGCCGCTGTCCAAATATTCATCCTGCCTACGAAGCCTTGCGCTCGGCGGGTTTTACCAAGGTGAATATGCTCTACATTGCCGATAACTTTGGCGCAAACTGGGTAGACAAGGGCTACCCGATAGCGAAGGGCGAGTAA
- a CDS encoding acetyl-CoA carboxylase biotin carboxylase subunit — protein sequence MQTPVEFFLTVPTIHKILIANRGEIALRIQRAARELGIPSVAVYSDADRAALHVLQAEEAYRLGPAPALESYLCGDLLLAIARQCGADAIHPGYGFLSENADFAGACHAAGIKFIGPAAEAMRELGSKTRARQAADAAGLPRVPGTVTALASVEEAYGVAESIGYPVMLKAVAGGGGKGMRAVATPLELPEAYRGARSEAERAFACGDLYLEKLVESPRHIEIQLLADEHGNCIYLGERECSLQRRHQKVLEEAPSAVVDPDLRRRMGEAAVRLALSAGYTNAGTVEFLLDAGGNFYFLEMNTRLQVEHPVTELVTGLDLVQLQIRIAQGEPLPIAQSNVSLRGHAIECRLYAEDPENGFFPSPGRITRLLQPSGPGIREDCGIYEGWVVPMDYDPMLSKLIAYAPTRELAIQRMLRALGEYTICGIRTNLSLFRAVLDDPEFRAGRFDTGTLDRLLSRPLTDTLQQPAREDDELAATLAAAIFQSLAAEPEPTTASTLSAWKSIARQEGLRP from the coding sequence GTGCAAACTCCTGTAGAATTCTTCCTCACCGTGCCGACGATCCACAAAATCCTGATTGCAAATCGTGGTGAGATTGCCCTTCGCATTCAGCGGGCTGCCCGGGAACTCGGCATTCCCTCTGTAGCCGTCTACTCGGATGCGGATCGTGCCGCGCTGCACGTCCTTCAGGCGGAGGAAGCCTACAGGCTGGGACCCGCGCCAGCCCTCGAATCCTATCTGTGCGGCGACCTGCTTCTCGCAATCGCGCGTCAATGCGGTGCGGATGCCATTCATCCCGGCTACGGATTCCTCTCGGAAAATGCGGACTTTGCAGGGGCGTGCCATGCCGCTGGCATCAAGTTCATCGGGCCTGCCGCCGAGGCGATGCGGGAGCTGGGCTCCAAGACGAGGGCGCGGCAGGCGGCGGATGCCGCAGGTCTGCCTCGTGTCCCAGGTACGGTTACCGCGCTCGCCTCGGTTGAAGAGGCATACGGCGTTGCGGAGAGCATCGGGTATCCGGTCATGCTCAAAGCAGTTGCAGGTGGAGGCGGCAAGGGTATGCGCGCCGTCGCTACGCCGCTGGAGTTGCCGGAGGCCTACCGCGGCGCGAGGAGTGAAGCGGAACGGGCCTTTGCCTGCGGAGATCTCTACCTGGAAAAGCTGGTGGAGAGCCCGCGGCATATTGAGATCCAGCTACTCGCTGACGAGCACGGCAACTGCATCTATCTCGGGGAGCGAGAGTGCTCTCTGCAGCGCCGCCATCAGAAGGTCCTCGAAGAAGCACCCTCGGCGGTTGTCGATCCGGATCTGCGGCGGCGAATGGGAGAAGCTGCAGTGCGGCTGGCTCTCTCTGCTGGGTATACCAATGCCGGCACGGTCGAGTTTCTCCTTGATGCGGGCGGCAACTTCTACTTTCTGGAGATGAACACTCGCCTTCAGGTGGAGCATCCCGTCACGGAGCTGGTGACCGGGCTTGACCTGGTTCAACTCCAGATCCGGATCGCCCAGGGAGAGCCGCTGCCGATTGCCCAGTCGAATGTGAGCCTGCGCGGCCATGCAATCGAATGCCGGCTGTACGCGGAGGACCCGGAGAATGGCTTCTTCCCATCGCCAGGCAGAATCACGCGACTGCTCCAGCCATCGGGGCCTGGTATTCGAGAGGATTGCGGCATCTACGAGGGCTGGGTTGTGCCCATGGACTACGATCCGATGCTCTCGAAATTGATTGCTTATGCTCCGACCCGCGAGCTCGCCATCCAGCGCATGCTGCGGGCACTTGGGGAGTATACGATCTGCGGAATACGAACCAATCTCAGCCTCTTCCGCGCCGTGCTGGACGATCCGGAGTTCCGCGCTGGCCGCTTCGATACCGGAACCCTTGACCGGCTTCTGTCTCGCCCCTTGACGGACACGCTCCAGCAGCCAGCCCGCGAGGACGACGAATTGGCCGCGACCCTTGCCGCAGCCATCTTCCAGAGCTTGGCCGCGGAGCCGGAGCCAACCACGGCCTCGACACTATCGGCATGGAAATCCATCGCCCGACAGGAGGGCCTGCGACCATGA